From the Fimbriimonadaceae bacterium genome, the window GCCGATCCCGCGGACTCTGAGCATGGCGATGATGAACATCCGCGAGATGAGCCTGATCAACGACCCCCCGCCGGGGCGGCTGCCGGTCAGAACCTTTGTGAGGCCTTACTCGGGAGAGGTGGTCCGCGAGGCACTCCTGCGCGAATTGGCCCGGGGCGGCCAAATCTACTATGTTTATAACCGTGTCGAGGGCATCTATCATATAGCCGAGAGGCTGCGCCAGTTGGTGCCGACAGCGACGATCGCAGTGGCCCACGGGCAGATGCACGAGAAGGAGTTGGAGCCGGTGATGGTCGGCTTCATCAAGGGCGAGATCGACATCCTTGTGTCGACCACGATCGTCGAGAACGGCCTGGACATCCCCAACGCCAACACGCTGATCGTCGACAATGCCGACTTTTTCGGCCTTTCCCAACTCTATCAATTGCGGGGGCGTGTCGGACGAAGCGACCGCCAAGCCTATGCCTATATGCTTTATCAGGGGGCGAAGAGTCTCACGGAAAACGCCACGGGCCGCCTGCAGGCTTTGGCTGAGTTCAGCCACTTAGGGAGTGGCTATTCGCTTGCCTACCGCGACTTGCAGATCCGTGGGGCGGGTGACATGCTCGGGGCGAAGCAGAGCGGACAGATGATGGCGGTCGGATACGACCTCTACACCCAACTGATCGAAAGCGAAGTCCAGTTTCTCAAGACCTATGCGGACGGTGACCCTGCCGACGCGTTGCTCGACCCCTTGGCCGGGCTTGAGCCATTGCCAAGCTTCGACCTTCCCGTCCGCGCCCTGATCCCGGAATCTTACGTGGACGACCAAGGCCAACGGCTCTACTACTACCAAAAGTTGATGTCTTGCCGCGACGGTGCGCAACTCGAAGCGACTCGGGAGGAGATGGAAGACCGGTATGGCCATATGCCTGCCGAAGTCCACGCCGCGGTCAAGGTCATGCGGTTACGGCTGGCCGCACGGGAATTGAAGATTGAGAAGGTCGATGGCAATCAAGGTCGCCTTGCCGTGACGTTCCGCGGTGGCCCACCGCATCCGCGTGTCGTACCCATAATGCAACAACGGCACCGTGAGGTTTACCTGAGTCAAGACCGGTTGATCTGGCCGTTTAGCACCGACGCGGTCACCGTCGCAGAGACATTGGTCACCGAACTCAAAGACATCAATGAGCTGCTCGAAAAGCAGCGCGAGAGCCTCTTGGCAAACCGATAAACCCACAAGGACAATTACTGGTTATCGTGGGCATCAGGTAAACGGACTGGGCCCAAGTCTTCATTACTTCATCAATACTTGGTCTGTTTCGGCGACTCCCCGTCGAAAGGAGATTCTTGTGAATAAAAACACCCTTGTTGCCGCCTTGGCGGCTGTGATGATGACGACGATGGCCCACGCCTCGGACACGATCTATTCGAACGCCGCCGGTGGCGACGCGTTCACGAACGCCGGCTCGTCCGCCGCCAACCTCTTGCTGACCCACACCGGCTCTGCCGGCGAGGTCTTCACCTACCGCGAGACCAAGAACAACGGCCTGGTCGGTGTGAACACGGTCAACCCACGCTCTGGCAACGGCTCCGTCCAGATCAAGCTCGACGGGACGCCGGGCGGCAAGTCCGAGATCGCCATGAGTGCCGACTTCTCCGGGGCCGGCGACAGCCTTGGCGTGCTCGGTGGCATCGACGAGTTGAGTTCGTTCAAGACCGACGCGCTGACCAACTCTTCGTCGGTCGCCGGACAGGCTCCGATTGTCCGCCTCGAGCTGTTCAGCTTCGATGACGGTGGTTCGTCGAGCTACGGCCAGCTCATTTATGACACCAGCTGGGCGGGTAACGACCCGGCGTTCACGTTTGGTTCGTGGACGACCCTGGACTTCCTCGGCAACGCGAACGACTTCTACTTCCGTGGGACAAGTGGGCTCGCCTCCCGCTATGGCGCGGCCGAGATGTCGCTCAGCCAGTGGCTGACCACGCTGAACGGCAAGGGCTACGGCGTTTTGAGCATGAACGCGGGCATGGGCACGGCGGACATGACCTACGACGGTGCCGTCGACAACTTTGGCCTCGGGTTCGGCGGTAACGACAAGGTCTACAACTTTGAATCCGTTCCGGAGCCGTTCTCCATGGTCGGTCTGGCGTCGGTCGGCCTTCTGGCCCTCCGCCGCAAGGCCAAGAAGGCGTAAAGGTTCTCCAGCGGAGCGCCATCCATACGACGAGGGCGGGCCCGGCATCGACCGGGCCCGTCCAATCTTTTTGTGCGCCCGGGATTGACCGTCCGGAATGAAGCGCCGATAATTGCCACAGGATGGCGCGGAGGGCGTTTACCTTGGTCGAGTTGCTGGTCGTGATCGCGATCGTCGCGATCTTGGCGGCGTTCCTGTTCCCCGTGTTTGTCAGCGCGCGCAACGCCGCTTACCAGATGTCGGCCAGTCGGTCGTCGAAGGACGTCATGTCGGCAATGTCGCTCTACTTGGGAGACTGCGACGACGTGTTCCCCCTCGCCATGTACATGCAGCCGGACGGGTTGATGACGTGGTTTGGCAAGGGAAACCTGTCGGGCGACAGCAAGTTCGACACGACCAAAGGGGTTCTCAGCGCCTACATCAAGGGGCACATGGGCGGTGACCACGCCCTGATGGCCAAGCCCTATCTGGGTGACGACGTCGGGCTTGGCTACAACTACGGCGTCATCGGCAGCGACTTTCACATCACGGGCGACTACAGCCAGTTTCCCAATTGCAAGGGCGCGGCACGGGGCACCGAGCTCAGCGACCCCTCGCAGACCATCGTCCTCGCCACAAGTGCGTTCTACAACGCCCGGTGGCTGACCGACGGCGACGGTCAGAAGTACCAGTTCAACTTCATCGACCCGCCGAGCGCTTGGCACGGCAACCCGAACGTGGACTTCCGTCACATGGGCAAGTTGGTCGTGGACGAGTCGGCCCGGCAGGTCTCACCGACCGGTAACGCGATCGTGGCCAACGCAGACACCAGCGTCCGGGTGATGCCGGTGGGCGCGTTCAAAGAAGAGATGTTCTGGCGCCTGCGCCAGCCTTGACCGCCTGACCGGTCAAGGTCGGCGAAGGCCCGCCATATTGCCGTCCCCGCAAGACGGCCAGACCGGGAATGCCTCGAATAAGGACGCACGGAAGCGGGGGAACACCTGACCCCGAAGACACCGACGCCAGAGAGCCCCAAAAGAGAGGAGCAAGCCCGACACCTACTCCCGCTCCGTGCCGTCCTGAAAGGTGGCAGCTATGGCATCCGAGCAGCAAGCCCGCCCCGCCGACGTCAACGAAATCCTGATGGAGATGACCCAGTTCATGGCCACCCTGGCCTGGCAAAAAATGGGACTTCAACCGGACATGGTGACCGGAAAGATTGAGAAAGACATCCGCCAGGCAAAGTTGGCTGTGGACGTCGCCACGTCTCTGTCCAGCCACCTAGAAGCGCAACTCGACGACGACGACAAGCGCCAGATCCGGAACATGGTCAGTGACCTACGGATCAACTACGTCCAGCAAGCCGGGGAGAGTGGGTCGTGAACCCGGCGACTTCCCATGCCGGGCAGCATGACCGGTTGGTCGCGTTCTTGTCCCAATATTCCGAACTTGTCGAGGTCATCCGTGACGCCGTCCACTACGGGCCGACGCCGAGCCTTGAAGGGCGGTACGCCGACTTGCGGGCCTGGTTGCAGGCCCACTACAGTGACCTGCGTCCGCTGATCGACGCCCACTTGGCGCCGGCGGGTGACCCGACCGGCCTTGCCGGGGCCAGACTGGACCCGTTCGAGGGGGTGTGGGGGGTTCCGACCCTGGACAACCTCGTCACGGTGCGCAGCGACCTGATGGCCAGGCTCGACTGGACGCGGCGGGCTGTCGAAGCGTCGGTGAGCGGGCCGCAACCCGTCCACTAGGGATGTAGAATGGGGCGCGATGCGGCGCCCTTGGCACGATGTCGATTTCTCCGCGGTGGTCGCTTGTTGGCGGAGGTTCTATCCCGAGCGCTACTGGGTCGACGAAGAGTTGGTCCGCCGCCAGACCATCGACCACCCTCTGTTCGATTGGGGGGCTTCAAGTATCGAAGTGGAAGGGGACCGTGTCGTCGCCTTCCTCGCCGCCAAGCAGACGGCGGCGTCGCTTTTCAAAGGCCCGAACCCCGACCAAGCCCATATCAATGCGATGGGGTTCGACGACCCCGTCCGTATGGTCGATCTGATGGCCTGGATGAAGTCCACTCTGCGCCAGCGCGGGGTCGGCCGTATCGCCTTCGGCTCGGACCACGGCCATTTCTTTCCCGGAGTGCCCGAAGACTGCCCGCGCCTCGTGTCGTTCCTCGAGGTCGAAGGCTTTGACTTCTCGGGAGTGGCCTACGATGTCGAGCGGGACATGAAGGATTACGTCACCCCAGACTGGGCGGTCGAGCCCTTGGCGAGACCGGACGTGCGTGTATCCCCTTGCGCACCGGAAGATGTCGAAGACTTGGACACCTTCCTCCTGCGCGAGTTCCCCGGGCGCTGGCGGTACGACGTCATGGCCAAGGCGGCGGTCGAGCCGCACGAGGTCCTGTTGTTGTGGGTCGGGGACTCGGTGGAAGGCATGGCCTACACCCAGAGCTGGGAGTCGGCCAAACCCAACTCTGGGTGCGTGTGGCGGCACGACTTGGGTGACAAGTTCGGCGGGCTCGGCCCGATCGGGGTCAGCCAGCGCGTCCGCGGCCAGAGGCTCGGGCACGCCCTTCTCGGGGCCGGGTTGACCCATCTTCGCGACCGAGGGGTCGAGCGTTGCCTCATCGACTGGACCGGCTTGCTCGACTTCTATGGTGCCCACGGATTCGAGAAGGCACGCACCTATAACTACGCGTCGCTTGCCCTGGCCTGACCGACTTCGCCCGTCCCCGGTATCCTGTCGGGGCACATGAAGCTCCACGAGTACCAGTCCAAAGACCTCTTGGCCAAGTACGGCGTCCCTGTCCCCGGAGGACGCGTGACCAGCGACCCGACTGAGGCGACGGCGATCGCCCAAGAGTTCGGGGGCAAGGTCGTCGTGAAGGCGCAGGTGCTTATGGGCGGTCGCGGAAAGGCAGGCGGCGTCAAGCTCTTTGACGACGCGGCGGCGGCGGGGGCGTTCACGAAGGAACTGATCGGCAAGAAGCTCGTCAGCATCCAGAACCCGGCCGGCATGGTCGTCGAAAAGGTGCTGGTCGCCGAGCAGATCGACATTGCCGAGGAGTACTACCTCTCGGTCCTCCTTGACCGGGCGGTGCAAAAGCTGGTCGTCATGATCAGCAAAGAGGGTGGGATGGAGATCGAGGAGGTCGCCGCGACCAAGCCGGAGGCCATCGTCCGGCTTCACGTGGACCCGGCCTGGGGCTTGGCCGATTTCGAGGTGCGCGACGCGGTGCGCCGCGCCAACATCCCCGCTCCGGCCCAGAGGCAGATGGTCGCGATGATCAAGGGCCTCGTCCGGGCATACATCGAGAGCGACGCCGACTTGGTGGAGATCAACCCGGTGGCCCTGACACCGGACGGCAAACTGATCGCCGCCGACGCCAAGGTCAGCATCGATGAGAACGCCCTCTACCGCCACGCCGAGTACGAAGAGACCAAAGACGCCAGTGCTGAAGACCCCATCGAGGCCGAGGCGGCCCGCCGGGGCATCGCATACGTCCGGCTGCCGGGGGACATCGGCATCATCGGCAACGGCGCCGGCTTGGTCATGTGCTCGCTGGACGAGGTGACCAAGGCCGGCGGACGACCGGCGGACTTTTTGGACGTCGGAGGCGGGGCGCAGGCCGACCGGGTCAAAGCGTGTGTCGAACTCGTCCTTATGGACCCCGGCATCAAGGGCCTGTTGATCAACATTTTCGGCGGCATCACCCGGGGTGACCAAGTCGCCCAGGGCATCCTTGACGCCCTTTCGGAACTGGACGTCAAGATCCCCGTGGTCGCCCGCGTCGAGGGCACTGGCGCCGACAAGGCGCTGAAGCTCCTTGAGCCCACCGACATCATTGGTGCGGCGACCATGCAGGAGGCGGCCGAAAAGGTCGTCGCCGCGGCGTACGCGTAGCCTCGCACCGGCCGGGCTCGTGCACAATGGGCCATGGACTTGAGCAGGCGGGCGGTCTTGGCGGCAAGCCTGGCCGCCACCCCATTGGCGGCTTTGGCCTCGAAGGGGCCGAGGAAGCTGGTCCGCCCGCCCGCGCTCAAACCAGGTGACTCCGTGGCCTTGATCGCGCCGGCCTCGACCATGCCCGACGCGGCCGAGGTCGAGAGTGCCCGGCAGTTCGTCTTTTCATTAGGTTTCCGACCGGTCTTCGGCCTTCACGCGACCAAGACATGGGGGTACCTCGCGGGTACCGACGAAGAACGTGCGGCCGACCTGAACTGGGCGCTGCGGGACCCGTCAGTCGACGGGATCATGTGCCTCCGGGGCGGGTACGGAGCGATGCGGTTCTTGCCGTCCATCGATTACGAGGCGGCGAGAGCCCACCCGAAGGTGTTTATCGGATACAGTGACATCACCGCCCTCCTTGTCGCCATCACCCAAAAGGCAGGGGTCGTCACGTTCCACGGCCCGGTGGGCACATCGTCCGTCAGTGAATTCTCCACCAATTGGATGATGCGCGCGCTTACTCAGCCAAGGCCCTTGGGAACATACACCCAGCCGGACCCTGCCAAGGCGGGGAAGGGTGATTTTGAATTGGTGACCGTGCACGGGGGCAAGGCGTCGGGCCCGCTTGTCGGCGGAAACCTCACCCTCCTGTCTTGTCTGATGGGCACGCCCTACGCCCCGGACATCGCGGGCAAGATCTTGTTCATCGAGGAGGTGCAGGAAGCTCCCTACCGGATCGACCGCATGCTGACGCAGATGTGGCTTTCCGGCGACCTTCAAAAGGTCCGCGGCGTCGCCTTGGGACAGTTCACCGACTGCGACTCACAGGAGCCCGGGTCATCCTGGAGAGTGAGGGATATCGTCGCCCTCCGCCTGAAGCCCTTGGGTGTCCCCGTCCTGTCGGGCCTGCCGATCGGCCATGTCAAGGACAAAATCACCTTGCCCCTGGGCGCCATGGCCCAACTTGACGCTGACGCCCAGACGCTGACTGTCCTCGAACCTGCCGTCAGCTAATCGACAAAGGTGACGAACCCCCAGTGCTCGGGGAGGTGCATGTCGATGATGCCTTGGGGAGACCAGACCCAGTTGTCCTCGCGCATATCGGGCTTCTTCACATACTTGCCGTCGACGATGTCGACCTGCCACTCGACACGGCTGAAATTGACGCGCCATGTGTCTCCACCATGTGGTGGAGTTGGCATGCCGCTCTGTTCCCGAAAGCAGTGCCAAGGAAAGGCGATCTCGACCCGCCAACCGGTGTCAATGTCGGTCGGGTTGTTGATGGTTCCGGCCACGTGGACGGCCGAGGAGGCGTAAGACTCCCAACTGTTGTCGGCGCTGCCGCCGTTGCGGTATGTTTTGTCCAAATACAGGTCCCACGTCGTGTTCAGGGCGTTGACCTCAAACTCAAAGTACCGCGCCCCGTCGCCGTCGGGGTCGATGAAGACCTCAAAGTCGTTGTCGTGGAAGATCACCGAGTCATGCAGGGTGAGGGTGCCCCAAACGTGGGGCTCTTCCATGGTCGCGGCGATGTAAAAGTAGTTGTCGTCCCATAACATCTTCGCCTGGGTGTGGAACCGGGGCAAGGGCTTCTTGTCACCCTCGATGTCGACGAACGCGTCAGTCCATGCGGCCGCCGCCCAGGCGGGGTCGTCGATGCGACCGTTGACCTCGACTGGCTTGTAGGCCCGCCGGCACTCATATCGTTTGGGTGGTGTCAACATCGCTCCTCTAAGAATATCTCACAAACCATGCACCGGATTCCGCCGCCGCCTTGCGACCAAATGGTGGGGAGTGGCGCACCGACCACGCGGGTGAAGAACGGCGAAAGTCGGCGACGCAAGGCGGCGTCGGCTTTGGGTGGTAGGGACCAGGAGCCGACAAGCATAGGCCCGTCAGACCCTCTCACTTCAAGCACGTTGCCGCAAAACGCCCGGGCCTCTTGGTCGGATATCTCGACGATCTCGTGGCCGGTTTGCCTCAGTTGACTGGCCACACGCTCTCGGTCTGCTGGCTCAAGCCAGTCGGCGCATATGACGGCGCAATCTGTGCCGACCGACAGGCACACGTTGGTGTGATAGACCGCGACTCCGTCGCAATTGGCTCGGAAGGGAACGAGTTCGTATTCCAACTCTCGGCACCATTCTCGGGCGACGCCGATGTCGGCACGCGAGCTCTCGCACATGTAGGCGAGACGGTTCACGCGGTCCAGGACCAGGCTGCCCGTGCCCTCTAGGGCGCGGCCTTCGTCCTCGTGACGGGTCAAATCGACCACACGGTTGACGGCAAAGGAAGAGTTTAGCCGGTCGATGATGTCCTCGCGCCGCTCGCGACGTCGGATCTGACTCAGCATAGGATAGACGACAACCGTGCCGTCCTCATGGGTTGTCAACCAATTGTTGGGAAAGACGGCGTCCGGCTTGACTGGAGTGGCGGTGTCGTCGACGACCACAAGCTTGACTCCGGCAGATTCAAGCTCTGCGACAGCGGCGTCGAACTCGGCGAGAGCATTGCTTGCTTTGCCGTTCTGGGTTTGGAATACGTTACTCGCGGCGGTCTCCGCGTTCCAACCGAACGAGGCCGGTCGGACCATGAGGAGCGTGTCAGTAGATTGACGAACCATAAGGTAAACGAATTAACGGAGAAGCTCGCAGTAGCAGGACTCGTAGTCGGAGACCCACCGGTCGTAGGTGAAGCGCTCGGTGTTCTTGGTGCCGGCGGCGACCCATTCGTCGCGGTTTTGGAGGCGGGCAAGGACGGCCGGCACACCCGACTCCACATCAGCGGGGTCGACAAGGACGGCGCTGTCTCCGGCGACTTCGCGCATTGGTTCCCGGTCGGACGTCACGACCGGGCACCCGCATGACTGGGCCTCGATGATCGGCAGGCCAAAGCCCTCGATGAACGATGGGAACAGAAGGGCGACGGCCCCGGAGTAGAGGGCCTCAACGGACTCCTTGGGCACCATGGAAAGGACGTGGACGTGCTGGTCCAGGCCCATCTCGGCGATAACGGCCGCCGCGTCATCGTCAAGGTACTTGCTAAGAATGACAAGGCGAAGGTCGCCCAGACTTGGAGAACTTCGCAGGGCGCCGAATATTTTGACAACCCCAGATTGGTTCTTGTATGGGCCCATTCCAATGTGGAAGACGTAGGGTGCCTCGGGTGGCACGCCATGGGACGTCAGGACGGCCTTAGTTTCCGTCGGCGTCCGCCGCACAAAGGTGCCGATCATCCCGTTCAGGATCTTACGGTGGTACTTTTTGTTTGGGACGAGGTTGTCGAGATCGATCCTCGTCTGCTCGCTGATCGAGACAAAGTTTGAGCACGCCCGCAGGCCGGACAAGATCATTTCCTGGAGCCGGTGGCCCGACTTCCCGATCTGCCAGGTGTCCAACTCGCCGAGGGCGACCCTGATGGCGAGAAGGTCGTGGATCGTGTACAGGTGGTTGAACTTGCTGACGACGGGGCCATAGAAGCCGTTCCCTTGGTCGATGACGTGGACGAGGTCGTATTGGGAAGCGGTCTGGGCCAATTGTCGCGGGAACAAGACCATCTTGTCGATGTAGCCCGCCCACTTCGCCAGGCGGCCTAGCGGCCTTCGGTTGACCCGGGCCGTCGGGCGGACGACGTCGGCAGGCCACCCACGGTCGACGAGGCCGGCATGCAAGCCCTTTAGGTAGCCCTGCATGCTGAACTGGTGGTCGGGCTCGTAGTTACCGACCAAGAGGACCCGGTGTTTGGTGGTGCTCACGCGTCAGGGTCTCCCGACCCTTCTCCCATTTCGGTCAGATAGGCGGTGTTCCCCAACAGCAGTTCTGCCCGTACTGGGTCGACCAAGACCTGGCGGGGCCGTGGTCCGTCGCGTTGTCCGACCACACCGCGCTCCTCCATCATGTCGAGCAACCGGCTCGCCCGTTGGAACCCGATCGAGAACTTACGTTGAATCATGGAGGTGGAGGCCTCGCCGCGCTCGACGACAAAGCGCACCGCCTGGGCCCAGAGGGGGTCGTCCTCTTGTTCGCGCATCTCGGCCTCCTTTTCCTCGATGACGATCTGGACCGGGTTCAACACGTAGTGGGGCTTTTCTTGCGCCCGCCAGAAGTCGCAGACGTCCTCGATCTCCTTTTCACTGACATAACACCCCTGGACACGGGTCGCTTTGGTGGCGTCGATGGGGAGGAAGAGCATGTCGCCCTTACCGATCAGCTTTTCTGCGCCAGCCTGGTCGAGGATGGTGCGCGAGTCGATCTGCGAGGACACGGCGAAGGCGATCCGCGACGAGATGTTGTTTTTGATCGTGCCGGTGATGACGTCGACGCTCGGCCGCTGGGTGGCGATGACCAGGTGGATCCCGGTGGCGCGGGCCAGCTGGGCCAAGCGGCAGATGCTCGTCTCGACCTCCGCGGCGGCCTGGATCATGAGGTCGGCCAACTCGTCGACGATCACGACGATGTAGCTGAGCTTTTCGTCGGGTCCAAACTTTGCGTTCCAACCGTCGATGTTGCGGACACCGGCCTCGCTGAACCGCTCGTAGCGGCGGTCCATCTCGCGCACGACCGCGCGGAGTACCCCCGGCGCTTCCTTGACGTCCTTCACCACCGGGCACATCAAGTGGGGTAGCCCCTCGAAGAATGTCATCTCGACCCGTTTGGGGTCGATCATCACGAGGCGCAACTCCCGGGGGGAGAGGCGCAAGATCAGGCTCATGATGATGGTGCCGAGGCAGATCGACTTGCCGCTGTTGGTCGCCCCACCGACGAGCAAGTGGGGCATCTTGGTCAGGTCGGTGTACTTGTGGGTGCCGCTGACGTCCTTGCCCAGGGCCACGGTCAGGCGGCTATTCTGGTCGTGGAACTCCAGGGTGTCCACCATTTCCCGGAGGGTCACCATCACCCGCTGGGCGTTCGGAACCTCGACACCGATGGCGCTTTTGCCCGGGATCGGGGCCTCCACGCGGACATGGCTTGCCGCCAAACCCATCGCGATGTTGTCGGCCAGAGCGGTGATCCGGTTGACCCGGATGCCGGGGCCCAGTTGGACCTCGTAGCGCGTGATCGTCGGGCCGTGGGCGACCTCGACGACGTTGGCCTCGATGTTGAACTGCTCCAGGGTGTCTTCCAGCACCTCGATGTTGCGCTGGATCTCCTTGGGGTCGCGCTTTGACTTGCCGCCGGGCTCGACGAGAAGACTCAGCGGCGGCAATTGGTAGCCGTC encodes:
- a CDS encoding type II secretion system protein, which encodes MARRAFTLVELLVVIAIVAILAAFLFPVFVSARNAAYQMSASRSSKDVMSAMSLYLGDCDDVFPLAMYMQPDGLMTWFGKGNLSGDSKFDTTKGVLSAYIKGHMGGDHALMAKPYLGDDVGLGYNYGVIGSDFHITGDYSQFPNCKGAARGTELSDPSQTIVLATSAFYNARWLTDGDGQKYQFNFIDPPSAWHGNPNVDFRHMGKLVVDESARQVSPTGNAIVANADTSVRVMPVGAFKEEMFWRLRQP
- a CDS encoding DUF1844 domain-containing protein; translation: MASEQQARPADVNEILMEMTQFMATLAWQKMGLQPDMVTGKIEKDIRQAKLAVDVATSLSSHLEAQLDDDDKRQIRNMVSDLRINYVQQAGESGS
- the sucC gene encoding ADP-forming succinate--CoA ligase subunit beta, encoding MKLHEYQSKDLLAKYGVPVPGGRVTSDPTEATAIAQEFGGKVVVKAQVLMGGRGKAGGVKLFDDAAAAGAFTKELIGKKLVSIQNPAGMVVEKVLVAEQIDIAEEYYLSVLLDRAVQKLVVMISKEGGMEIEEVAATKPEAIVRLHVDPAWGLADFEVRDAVRRANIPAPAQRQMVAMIKGLVRAYIESDADLVEINPVALTPDGKLIAADAKVSIDENALYRHAEYEETKDASAEDPIEAEAARRGIAYVRLPGDIGIIGNGAGLVMCSLDEVTKAGGRPADFLDVGGGAQADRVKACVELVLMDPGIKGLLINIFGGITRGDQVAQGILDALSELDVKIPVVARVEGTGADKALKLLEPTDIIGAATMQEAAEKVVAAAYA
- a CDS encoding LD-carboxypeptidase, with translation MDLSRRAVLAASLAATPLAALASKGPRKLVRPPALKPGDSVALIAPASTMPDAAEVESARQFVFSLGFRPVFGLHATKTWGYLAGTDEERAADLNWALRDPSVDGIMCLRGGYGAMRFLPSIDYEAARAHPKVFIGYSDITALLVAITQKAGVVTFHGPVGTSSVSEFSTNWMMRALTQPRPLGTYTQPDPAKAGKGDFELVTVHGGKASGPLVGGNLTLLSCLMGTPYAPDIAGKILFIEEVQEAPYRIDRMLTQMWLSGDLQKVRGVALGQFTDCDSQEPGSSWRVRDIVALRLKPLGVPVLSGLPIGHVKDKITLPLGAMAQLDADAQTLTVLEPAVS
- a CDS encoding carbohydrate-binding family 9-like protein, translating into MLTPPKRYECRRAYKPVEVNGRIDDPAWAAAAWTDAFVDIEGDKKPLPRFHTQAKMLWDDNYFYIAATMEEPHVWGTLTLHDSVIFHDNDFEVFIDPDGDGARYFEFEVNALNTTWDLYLDKTYRNGGSADNSWESYASSAVHVAGTINNPTDIDTGWRVEIAFPWHCFREQSGMPTPPHGGDTWRVNFSRVEWQVDIVDGKYVKKPDMREDNWVWSPQGIIDMHLPEHWGFVTFVD
- a CDS encoding glycosyltransferase family 4 protein, whose protein sequence is MSTTKHRVLLVGNYEPDHQFSMQGYLKGLHAGLVDRGWPADVVRPTARVNRRPLGRLAKWAGYIDKMVLFPRQLAQTASQYDLVHVIDQGNGFYGPVVSKFNHLYTIHDLLAIRVALGELDTWQIGKSGHRLQEMILSGLRACSNFVSISEQTRIDLDNLVPNKKYHRKILNGMIGTFVRRTPTETKAVLTSHGVPPEAPYVFHIGMGPYKNQSGVVKIFGALRSSPSLGDLRLVILSKYLDDDAAAVIAEMGLDQHVHVLSMVPKESVEALYSGAVALLFPSFIEGFGLPIIEAQSCGCPVVTSDREPMREVAGDSAVLVDPADVESGVPAVLARLQNRDEWVAAGTKNTERFTYDRWVSDYESCYCELLR